Proteins encoded by one window of Mus musculus strain C57BL/6J chromosome 10, GRCm38.p6 C57BL/6J:
- the Pln gene encoding cardiac phospholamban — MEKVQYLTRSAIRRASTIEMPQQARQNLQNLFINFCLILICLLLICIIVMLL; from the coding sequence ATGGAAAAAGTGCAATACCTCACTCGCTCGGCTATCAGGAGAGCCTCCACTATTGAAATGCCTCAGCAAGCACGTCAGAATCTCCAGAACCTATTTATCAATTTCTGCCTCATCTTGATATGTCTGCTGCTGATCTGCATCATTGTGATGCTTCTGTGA